A region from the Chloroflexota bacterium genome encodes:
- a CDS encoding 2Fe-2S iron-sulfur cluster-binding protein has translation MINLTIDGRSLQAEEEKTILEVSRDNGIDIPTLCYNEDLEPYGACRLCLVEISRNNRSRLVTSCLYPVEEGLVVKTNSDRVLTNRKMLMELLLARCSGVKVIEDMARKMGVEKPSFRPQYLDHNECILCGLCVRACAEVVGTSALSLVNRGVNREVASPFLDTASDCIGCGSCVYICPTKCIKMEDSGDTRTIRNWKVNFKLKKCQKCGNYFAPEKQLEYIRTKLKLPEDFFDTCPNCK, from the coding sequence CTGATCAACCTGACCATTGATGGCAGGAGTCTCCAAGCAGAAGAGGAGAAGACGATACTAGAGGTGTCCAGGGATAATGGCATCGACATCCCCACGCTCTGCTACAATGAAGATCTGGAACCATATGGTGCTTGTCGCCTCTGCCTGGTCGAGATCTCTAGGAATAACCGCTCAAGATTGGTAACGTCATGCCTCTATCCCGTCGAGGAAGGTCTTGTGGTGAAGACCAATTCCGACAGGGTGCTGACCAATCGTAAGATGTTAATGGAGCTGCTGCTGGCCAGGTGTTCAGGGGTAAAGGTGATAGAAGACATGGCCAGAAAGATGGGGGTGGAAAAACCTTCATTCCGGCCACAATACCTTGATCACAACGAGTGTATCCTCTGCGGCTTGTGTGTTCGAGCATGTGCGGAGGTAGTAGGCACCAGCGCCCTCAGCCTGGTGAACAGAGGGGTCAATCGAGAGGTAGCTTCGCCATTCCTCGACACGGCTTCAGATTGCATAGGCTGCGGGTCCTGCGTATACATCTGCCCCACCAAATGCATAAAGATGGAAGATTCGGGTGATACCAGGACAATACGCAACTGGAAAGTAAACTTCAAGCTGAAGAAATGCCAAAAATGTGGGAACTACTTTGCACCAGAGAAGCAGCTTGAATATATTAGAACCAAGCTAAAACTGCCCGAGGACTTCTTTGACACTTGCCCAAACTGCAAATGA
- the nuoE gene encoding NADH-quinone oxidoreductase subunit NuoE, whose amino-acid sequence MATKIQAIVDRYESDKGQLVSILQDIQTEYYYLPKESLEEVVKLLNVPMSQVYGVATFFKAFSLTPRGRHLIKVCLGTACYVRGANRVVDKMELDLGIKRKETTKDLRFTLETVNCVGCCALGPMVMIDDKYHGQMSSDKVSSLLAKYE is encoded by the coding sequence GTGGCAACCAAGATACAGGCGATAGTGGACAGATATGAAAGTGACAAGGGTCAACTGGTCTCTATTCTGCAAGACATCCAGACCGAGTACTACTACCTCCCAAAGGAATCACTGGAGGAGGTGGTGAAGCTTCTTAATGTCCCCATGAGTCAAGTATACGGCGTGGCTACATTCTTTAAGGCCTTCAGCCTGACTCCAAGAGGCCGACACTTGATCAAAGTCTGCCTGGGTACGGCCTGCTACGTCAGGGGGGCAAATAGAGTTGTGGATAAAATGGAACTCGACCTGGGGATCAAGAGGAAGGAAACAACGAAAGACCTCCGGTTCACCCTCGAGACGGTCAACTGTGTCGGATGTTGCGCTCTTGGCCCGATGGTAATGATAGACGATAAGTACCATGGACAGATGTCAAGCGATAAAGTCAGCTCGCTGCTGGCGAAGTATGAATGA
- a CDS encoding methyltransferase domain-containing protein, with protein MTSYIPNPKKGNGNAEFDLDWDDKHVVPPVTFPDLDFFFSRLEEATLNAVDTKKGEKVLDVGCGRATDAMAVARRGGICLGLEPSETMIEHAKVDIGNDGTGVFLLRGIGEYMPIKNHSLDKIVCKGALDHFPTPERAVQEMARVVKPTGTVIITVANLDSLGFRIGRTFFVRFRKLLRREESIYEKIWQTPFDHTYRFDYKSVKKMVERHMNVDQSIGVSLFFASPWWGMMLAKLPRRISMTILKALDKLAQHIPSLSDGIVLKCTPRTKENSPR; from the coding sequence ATGACCAGCTACATTCCGAATCCGAAAAAGGGCAATGGCAATGCCGAGTTTGATCTCGATTGGGACGACAAGCACGTAGTGCCTCCGGTCACTTTCCCCGATCTGGATTTCTTCTTCAGCCGGCTGGAGGAAGCCACTCTTAATGCCGTGGACACAAAGAAGGGTGAAAAAGTATTGGACGTAGGTTGTGGCCGAGCCACCGATGCCATGGCTGTGGCCAGAAGAGGAGGGATTTGCCTGGGGCTGGAGCCATCGGAGACTATGATAGAGCACGCCAAGGTAGATATCGGCAACGATGGCACGGGAGTCTTTCTGCTCCGGGGGATAGGCGAATACATGCCCATCAAGAACCACTCCCTTGACAAGATCGTGTGCAAAGGCGCCCTGGATCACTTCCCCACTCCAGAGAGGGCAGTACAAGAGATGGCTAGAGTAGTGAAGCCAACCGGGACAGTGATCATTACAGTAGCTAACCTTGATAGCTTGGGCTTCAGAATTGGAAGAACCTTCTTTGTTAGATTCAGGAAGCTACTTCGCCGAGAAGAGTCTATCTACGAGAAGATTTGGCAAACACCTTTCGATCATACATACAGGTTCGACTACAAGTCCGTGAAGAAGATGGTCGAGCGTCACATGAATGTGGATCAGTCCATTGGAGTGTCGCTGTTCTTCGCCTCGCCATGGTGGGGCATGATGCTGGCAAAGTTGCCGAGACGTATTTCAATGACCATTTTGAAGGCTTTGGACAAATTGGCGCAACACATACCATCACTTAGTGATGGTATTGTTCTGAAATGCACCCCAAGAACGAAAGAGAATAGCCCACGCTAG
- a CDS encoding glycosyltransferase family 4 protein yields MKICLLSYRGHPFCGGQGIYIHNLTKALCSLGHEVELLSGPPHPVVVDAVKVHKLESLDVYSWRGRLPPKPLRILYPLNLYEVVSVLLGGFPEPFTFSMRAHRKLWWLSRHKKFDVIHDNQCLGYGLLLMKQFGIPIVSTIHHPVTVDREIDVRNARGWWQKFKMIRWYSFLPMQRIVSRRMDRIVAVSESSAEDTARSFKIPREKFRVVYNGIDINLFDGDGSTCKKPNSLIVVGGYSPLKGLAHLLGAIKLLSNEMELNLTVVGGPPDGKYSSGLVRDYGLQDRVTFTGRISHEDLVRCYSAAEVAVVPSLYEGFGFPAAEAMSCGVPVISTTAGALPEVVGPDGEAGILVPPGNADALASAIRRLMSDNDLRRRMGAAARRRIETHFTWEEAAKRTVAVYEELIADAHR; encoded by the coding sequence ATGAAGATATGCCTCCTATCCTATAGAGGGCATCCTTTTTGCGGTGGACAGGGCATCTACATTCACAATCTTACCAAGGCGCTTTGCAGTCTCGGTCACGAGGTTGAGCTTTTGTCGGGACCTCCCCACCCCGTGGTTGTCGATGCAGTCAAGGTACACAAGCTCGAGAGTCTAGACGTATATAGTTGGAGAGGTCGTCTTCCACCAAAACCCCTGCGAATCCTCTACCCCCTTAATCTCTACGAAGTAGTGTCTGTTCTCCTGGGAGGGTTTCCGGAGCCGTTCACGTTCAGTATGAGGGCACATAGAAAACTCTGGTGGCTCTCAAGACATAAGAAGTTTGATGTCATCCATGACAACCAGTGTCTGGGTTATGGCTTGTTGTTGATGAAGCAGTTCGGAATCCCCATCGTCTCTACTATTCATCATCCTGTCACTGTTGACAGGGAAATAGATGTCCGCAATGCCAGGGGTTGGTGGCAGAAGTTCAAAATGATTCGATGGTATTCCTTCTTGCCCATGCAGCGTATTGTGTCGAGGCGGATGGACAGGATTGTTGCTGTCTCTGAAAGCTCAGCCGAGGACACAGCGCGCTCCTTTAAGATTCCGCGAGAGAAGTTCAGAGTGGTCTACAACGGGATTGATATCAATCTTTTTGATGGTGATGGTTCGACGTGCAAGAAGCCCAACAGCCTCATCGTTGTCGGGGGATATAGCCCCTTGAAGGGTTTGGCTCATCTGCTGGGGGCTATTAAGTTGCTGAGCAACGAGATGGAATTAAACCTGACGGTGGTTGGTGGTCCGCCTGACGGCAAGTATTCCTCGGGCTTGGTAAGAGATTATGGACTTCAAGATAGGGTCACTTTTACTGGCAGGATAAGCCATGAAGATCTGGTCAGATGTTATTCGGCAGCCGAAGTGGCGGTGGTGCCTTCGCTCTATGAGGGTTTTGGTTTTCCTGCTGCTGAAGCCATGTCTTGCGGGGTACCTGTTATCTCGACAACAGCAGGCGCTCTTCCTGAGGTGGTAGGTCCAGATGGCGAGGCTGGTATTCTAGTACCCCCGGGTAATGCTGATGCTCTAGCCTCGGCGATAAGGCGTCTTATGTCTGATAATGACCTTCGCAGACGAATGGGTGCGGCAGCACGGAGGAGAATAGAGACGCATTTCACCTGGGAAGAAGCTGCGAAGAGGACTGTAGCGGTGTATGAGGAGCTGATTGCCGATGCTCACCGTTGA
- a CDS encoding class I SAM-dependent methyltransferase — protein sequence MKASMCAEEFVGYENLLRFVEEKALQKLDGDIIEIGTYMGGGTAKLAKFAKKYGKKVYAIDIFDPSLDKTTGKGGVTAGEVYEAFLYGRSMLEVYEETIRGFDNIITIKSNSKEVTFPKDQRFFFGFVDGCHQVSYVKNDFHVIWPHLVPGGAIGFHDYRFDDWPEVTPAVDKLVIDHSSEIREIQEIEGRSGVVTILLVKR from the coding sequence TTGAAGGCATCAATGTGTGCTGAGGAGTTTGTGGGTTACGAGAATCTCCTGAGGTTTGTTGAGGAGAAGGCGCTCCAGAAACTTGATGGAGACATTATTGAGATTGGGACATACATGGGTGGGGGAACGGCCAAGCTTGCGAAGTTCGCTAAGAAATACGGCAAGAAGGTATATGCCATTGACATTTTCGACCCTAGCTTGGACAAGACTACGGGCAAGGGAGGCGTTACGGCAGGAGAGGTCTACGAGGCTTTCCTCTATGGTCGCTCAATGCTGGAAGTCTACGAGGAGACGATCAGGGGTTTCGATAATATCATAACCATCAAGAGTAATTCTAAAGAAGTGACATTCCCAAAAGATCAGAGGTTCTTCTTTGGATTTGTTGATGGTTGCCACCAGGTGTCCTATGTGAAGAACGATTTTCATGTGATCTGGCCCCACCTTGTCCCAGGGGGCGCGATAGGGTTTCACGACTACAGATTTGATGATTGGCCAGAGGTTACCCCAGCTGTTGACAAACTGGTTATTGATCACAGTAGTGAGATAAGAGAGATTCAAGAAATCGAAGGCAGGAGTGGGGTCGTTACTATCCTTTTGGTGAAGCGTTAG
- a CDS encoding SLBB domain-containing protein, whose product MVRLSSPQQLEGLRKSIVERKDRSKPCIALCVGTGCLAYGCTDILTAFKNEVEKNRLQDKVDIRATGCPGFCERGALLTIYPQGIFYQRVKMEDVPEIISETILKGNIIERLLYTDPNTGERYTKEADVPFYKRQQRLLLDSNNKIDPTSIEDYLAIGGYAAFAKALSHMKPEQIIQEIKRSGLRGRGGGGFPTGAKWESTREAHGDIKYVICNCDEGDPGAYMDRSLMEGNPHSVLEGMIIGAYAIGANLGYVYIRHEYPMAVENVTIAIKQAEELGLLGEDILGSGFGFKVKVSRGGGAFVCGESTALMASLEGKVGEPRAKYIHTSEKGLYNRPSDLNNVETWANIPHIILKGADWFNKIGTKGSKGTKIFSLVGKVKNTGLVEVPMGMTLREIVYDIGGGILGGNKFKAVQTGGPSGGFIPESLLDLPVDFDELTRVGSMMGSGAMIVTDENTCMVDMAKYFVGFLQEEACGKCLPCREGLKRMLEILTDITRGDGRKEDIELLERIAATLKDASLCALGGTAANPVMTTIRYFRDEYEAHINERRCPAGVCKELITYSIIDEKCPGCGLCVEPCPTKAITFVAKKKPVILNQKLCIKCGTCCDICKMKAVGVK is encoded by the coding sequence ATGGTCAGATTGAGTTCCCCTCAGCAACTCGAGGGCCTGCGAAAGTCCATTGTCGAGAGGAAAGACCGCAGCAAACCCTGCATAGCCCTCTGCGTCGGCACCGGCTGCCTTGCGTATGGCTGTACTGACATTCTCACTGCGTTCAAGAATGAGGTCGAGAAGAACAGACTTCAAGACAAGGTTGACATCAGAGCCACGGGATGCCCTGGCTTCTGCGAAAGAGGAGCGCTTCTCACCATCTATCCACAGGGCATCTTCTATCAGCGGGTCAAGATGGAGGATGTCCCGGAGATCATCTCAGAGACAATCCTCAAAGGGAACATTATCGAGAGGCTGCTGTACACAGACCCCAACACGGGAGAGCGGTACACTAAGGAAGCCGATGTTCCATTCTATAAGAGACAGCAGCGCCTCCTTCTCGACAGCAACAACAAGATTGATCCAACCTCTATAGAAGACTACCTGGCTATAGGCGGATATGCTGCCTTTGCTAAGGCCCTTTCCCATATGAAGCCCGAACAGATAATCCAGGAGATCAAGCGGTCAGGACTGCGTGGGCGCGGAGGTGGCGGATTTCCCACCGGCGCCAAGTGGGAATCTACCCGCGAAGCGCACGGCGATATTAAATACGTCATCTGTAACTGCGACGAAGGAGACCCCGGAGCATACATGGACCGCAGCTTGATGGAGGGCAATCCCCACAGCGTTCTCGAGGGGATGATAATCGGGGCCTATGCTATCGGGGCAAATCTGGGATATGTATACATTCGCCATGAATATCCCATGGCCGTGGAGAACGTTACTATAGCTATCAAACAGGCAGAAGAACTTGGCCTTCTCGGGGAGGATATCCTTGGCAGCGGTTTTGGCTTCAAGGTCAAGGTGAGCAGGGGCGGAGGTGCCTTTGTCTGTGGAGAGTCTACCGCCCTGATGGCATCACTCGAGGGCAAGGTGGGAGAGCCACGGGCCAAGTACATTCACACTTCCGAGAAGGGCCTGTACAACCGACCTTCGGATCTGAATAATGTGGAGACTTGGGCAAATATCCCGCACATCATCCTTAAGGGTGCTGACTGGTTCAACAAGATTGGCACCAAAGGAAGCAAAGGGACAAAAATATTCTCGCTAGTGGGCAAAGTAAAGAACACCGGCCTTGTCGAGGTCCCGATGGGCATGACCTTGCGAGAAATAGTGTACGACATTGGCGGCGGCATACTGGGTGGCAATAAGTTCAAGGCTGTGCAGACAGGCGGACCCTCTGGTGGCTTCATACCCGAGAGCTTGCTGGACCTCCCCGTGGACTTCGACGAACTGACCCGCGTTGGTTCCATGATGGGATCAGGCGCCATGATTGTGACGGATGAGAACACCTGTATGGTGGACATGGCCAAGTACTTCGTCGGCTTCCTTCAGGAGGAAGCCTGCGGCAAATGCCTGCCGTGTCGCGAAGGCCTGAAGCGGATGCTGGAGATACTTACGGACATCACGAGAGGGGATGGCAGAAAAGAAGACATTGAACTATTGGAACGCATAGCTGCTACGCTCAAGGATGCTTCTTTATGCGCCCTTGGAGGGACGGCTGCCAACCCAGTTATGACCACCATTCGCTACTTCAGGGATGAGTATGAGGCACACATCAACGAGAGACGCTGTCCGGCAGGAGTATGCAAAGAACTGATTACCTATTCCATTATCGACGAGAAATGCCCTGGCTGTGGCTTGTGCGTCGAACCATGCCCCACAAAAGCAATAACATTCGTGGCTAAGAAGAAGCCAGTCATTCTGAACCAGAAACTCTGTATCAAGTGTGGAACCTGCTGCGACATCTGCAAGATGAAGGCTGTAGGCGTGAAATGA
- the pheA gene encoding prephenate dehydratase, with protein sequence MSKRNVAYLGPPGTFSEEAALKYDLEAQLIPFPSISAVTSAVETGIADEGVVPIENSLEGSVNDTLDLLIHESKLLIRQELILDIEHHLLVKPGTSATELSVIFSHPQALAQCRRFLERCFPKAQIVAALSTAAAVEQMMAYSTPAAAIGNSRAAEIYGAQILAKNIQDRSPNVTRFVVLAPKDLPSTGRDKTSLCFSFNDDRPGLLYGVLEEFSKYNINLAKVESRPSKEALGKYIFLVDIEGHRQDRIIGEVLGRVQAKTSFFKVLGSYPKYQLKR encoded by the coding sequence ATGAGCAAGAGAAACGTCGCCTATCTAGGACCGCCCGGTACCTTCAGCGAAGAAGCCGCTCTCAAATACGATCTGGAAGCACAACTCATCCCCTTCCCTAGCATATCCGCCGTCACTTCTGCGGTAGAGACAGGTATAGCAGATGAGGGAGTGGTACCCATAGAGAACAGCCTCGAAGGGTCTGTCAACGACACCCTGGACCTCCTCATACATGAGTCAAAGCTGCTCATTCGACAAGAATTGATCCTTGACATTGAGCACCACTTGTTGGTCAAGCCAGGGACTTCAGCCACAGAGCTGAGTGTGATATTCTCTCATCCGCAGGCGCTGGCACAGTGTCGACGCTTTCTGGAGCGATGCTTCCCAAAAGCCCAGATAGTCGCTGCACTCAGCACAGCAGCCGCTGTTGAGCAGATGATGGCTTATTCCACTCCGGCAGCGGCTATTGGTAATTCCAGGGCAGCAGAGATCTACGGTGCACAGATCCTTGCAAAGAATATCCAAGACCGCTCACCCAATGTCACTCGCTTCGTGGTTCTTGCCCCGAAGGATCTTCCGTCTACAGGCAGGGATAAGACCTCTCTCTGCTTCTCCTTCAATGATGATCGCCCTGGTTTGCTGTACGGCGTGCTGGAAGAATTCTCCAAATACAACATTAATCTGGCAAAGGTGGAATCACGCCCCTCCAAGGAAGCCCTCGGGAAATACATCTTCCTGGTTGACATAGAAGGACATCGCCAGGACAGGATCATAGGAGAGGTACTAGGTAGGGTGCAGGCCAAGACCTCCTTCTTTAAGGTCTTGGGCTCCTATCCCAAATACCAATTGAAAAGATGA
- a CDS encoding class I SAM-dependent methyltransferase, giving the protein MLTVDYNLLEIQEGQHILDVGCGEGRHSWAAYSKFDCHVCALDMEKKGLNKTRYMLQTLDNEQQRNGKWLAVRGDAMRLPLRDTSFDRVVCSEVLEHVGDDKQSMRELVRVLKNGGILAVSVPTYLTESIYWRISKQYCHNPGGHVRKYRANDLVVLLREHNLRIYSIRHKHSLHSIYWLLRCVFGVNNEKALIPSMYHRFLIWDLKTRTRPIRLLDDICNRIFPKSIVIYAKKGEDGQHLQTD; this is encoded by the coding sequence ATGCTCACCGTTGACTACAATCTCTTGGAAATACAGGAAGGCCAGCATATTCTGGATGTGGGCTGTGGTGAAGGGAGGCACAGTTGGGCGGCATATAGCAAATTCGATTGCCACGTCTGTGCGTTGGATATGGAGAAAAAGGGTCTGAATAAGACCAGGTATATGCTTCAGACTCTGGACAACGAGCAGCAGCGCAATGGTAAATGGCTGGCAGTTCGGGGCGATGCCATGCGGCTTCCTCTTAGGGATACTTCATTCGACAGGGTTGTCTGCTCTGAAGTTCTAGAGCACGTTGGTGATGACAAACAGAGCATGAGAGAACTGGTAAGAGTACTGAAGAATGGTGGCATACTGGCCGTCAGTGTGCCCACATATCTTACGGAGAGCATCTACTGGAGGATATCGAAGCAATATTGCCACAACCCAGGTGGACATGTGAGAAAGTACAGGGCCAATGACCTGGTAGTCCTGCTGCGCGAGCATAACCTCCGGATCTACAGTATTCGACATAAACATTCCCTGCATTCGATATACTGGCTTCTCCGCTGTGTGTTTGGGGTAAACAACGAGAAGGCCCTAATTCCATCCATGTACCATAGGTTTCTGATTTGGGATCTCAAGACCAGAACCAGGCCGATTCGTCTGCTTGACGATATATGCAATCGCATCTTTCCTAAGAGCATTGTTATCTATGCCAAGAAAGGAGAGGATGGACAGCATCTCCAAACTGATTAA